The Solanum lycopersicum chromosome 6, SLM_r2.1 genome has a window encoding:
- the LOC101255308 gene encoding uncharacterized protein isoform X2 → MSSSLQDGRKIRVGDCALFKPPHDSPPFIGIIRRLRLGKDNNLQLGLNWLYRPAELKLSKGILLDTTPNEIFYSFHRDETPAASLLHPCKVAFLPKGAELPTGISSFVCRRVYDISNKCLRWLTDRDYNNEQQKEVDQLLYKTQVEMHATVQPGGRSPKPMNGSISSSQLKTGSDNIQSSVASFPSQVKGKKRERGEQGSESIKRERSVKSDDSESVLKSEISKITEEGGLVDCEGAAKLVQLMQPDRVDRKMDLTSRSMLASVVAATDKFDCLARFVQLKGLPVLDGWLQDVHRGRIVEVSNSKDGDISIEEFLLVLLRALDRLPVNLQALQMCNIGKSVNHLRQHKNMEIQRKARSLVDTWKKRVEAEMNMIDSKSGSNQAVTWPSKARLPEASHSGEKNAGGSTDATRSSVTQFSASKTTSIKPTPVETNMKSACSSPGPIKQASPPSSGKVGQPRISAFGSSDVPLAREDKSSSSSQSHNHSQSLSGKEDARSSTAVSMSSIKISSGGSRHRKSINGGPGPSVSAGQKEGSTNRSSSLHRNPTTEKSLQSALSGEKTVDVPAVEGSCHKLIVKIPNKGRSPARSVSGGSCEDPSIMSSRASSPVLSEKNDQLDRNSKEKKDAYRSDVTINVNTESWQSNVLKDVLTGSDEGDGSPVAVLEEERRKTAGEGRKSAEVAKPGSSSSGTELKSGKLHEASFSSMNALIESCAKYSEANASMSLSDAVGMNLLASVATEEMSKSGRVSPFVSPQGDSPSGGETCTGDELKPKTSPVDSSSGNHSGRNDGDANGDKEKQFVVANTSWSEGKVHANRSAMTDFNRERRPSSSPSEETTTGECFNSSCTDSQMAGNLKSGVNEKLVEMAKSAAAPCNVFEKASDGEQSRQFHEEKVISTKTLDNVLDGESGGHGSSIGEDKVTNGLVSIEGLKRPVGISAFKYEGDDKNDVSRVLGVASTEVKPPSVVVKSEATERGDKEELQQTGSSRDTIAGKGGHSDEMDANSVLKSEQPNSDKKTVDTSVIEDKAASECNLAIRNLTKDEPKAEEMTKHDSGSGLLTKKETPGFSNAEVENLESRESKYSGVEADRPKECVSIKGENSSSSAAAAPDSASKMKFDLNEGFISDEGKYGESINSTGPGCLSNVQIMSPSTFAVSSVSSSLPASITVAAAAKGPFVPPEDLLRVKGEFGWKGSAATSAFRPAEPRKPPDMHSNSMTISVTEASSSKHGRPPLDIDLNVADERVLEDINSQDCALAIGSAVDHITNLVSSKNKCSGPLRSFGGLDLDLNRVDEPNDVGQCSLSSSHRLEGAVFPARASSSSILPTAEVRRDFDLNNGPGVDDSCAEQPLFHQSHQGNMRSQLNASSLRMNNPEMGNLSSWFAPGNSYSTMTIPSMLPDRGEQPPFPIIPPGAPRMLGPSAAGSPYTPDVFRGSVLSSSPAMPFPAAPFQYPVFPFGTTFPLPSGTYAVGSTSYIDSSSGGRLFTPPINSQLLGAVAPQYPRPYMVSLPDANSNGATDHNRKRSRQGLDLNAGPGAVDLEGKEESVSLVTRQLDEHGRMYPVAGGLLKRKEPEGGWDSESYRFKQSPWQ, encoded by the exons ATGTCATCCTCTCTGCAGGATGGTCGCAAAATTCGTGTGGGAGATTGCGCTTTGTTCAAACCACCACATGATTCACCGCCTTTCATTGGAATAATACGTAGGCTTAGATTGGGTAAAGATAATAACTTGCAATTAGGTCTTAATTGGCTCTATCGTCCTGCTGAGCTGAAGCTTAGCAAGGGCATCTTGCTGGACACCACGCCCAACGAAATCTTTTATTCCTTCCATAGGGATGAGACTCCAGCTGCATCATTACTCCATCCATGTAAAGTTGCATTCCTTCCTAAAGGGGCTGAACTTCCAACAGGGATATCTTCATTTGTCTGTAGGCGGGTTTATGACATTTCAAACAAGTGCTTACGTTGGTTAACTGATCGAGATTATAATAAC GAACAACAAAAAGAGGTAGATCAGCTGTTATACAAGACACAAGTAGAGATGCATGCAACAGTGCAGCCGGGTGGTCGTTCTCCTAAACCGATGAATGGTTCTATATCGTCGTCACAATTGAAAACTGGTTCTGATAATATACAAAGTAGTGTAGCTTCTTTTCCTTCACAAGTCAAGGGAAAGAAAAGGGAGCGAGGAGAACAGGGCTCTGAGTCCATCAAACGGGAACGTTCAGTTAAATCTGATGATAGTGAAAGCGTCTTAAAATctgaaatttctaaaataacaGAGGAAGGAGGACTTGTGGACTGTGAAGGGGCTGCAAAGCTTGTTCAGCTCATGCAACCGGATAGAGTGGACAGGAAAATGGATTTGACTAGTCGTTCGATGCTTGCAAGTGTTGTTGCTGCAACCGACAAATTTGATTGCCTTGCTAGGTTTGTACAGTTAAAGGGTTTGCCTGTGTTAGATGGATGGCTTCAAGATGTTCATAGAGGGAGGATTGTTGAAGTTAGTAATAGTAAGGACGGTGATATCTCCATTGAGGAATTTCTCTTGGTTTTGCTTCGAGCACTCGATAGGCTTCCTGTGAATCTTCAAGCACTACAGATGTGCAATATTGGTAAATCTGTTAATCACTTGCGCCAACATAAAAACATGGAGATTCAGAGGAAGGCGCGAAGCTTAGTTGACACATGGAAGAAACGCGTCGAAGCTGAAATGAACATGATTGATTCTAAGTCTGGCTCAAATCAAGCTGTCACGTGGCCCTCTAAAGCACGACTGCCTGAGGCTTCTCATAGTGGTGAGAAAAATGCTGGTGGTTCCACTGATGCAACAAGGAGCTCAGTTACACAGTTTTCTGCATCCAAGACAACCTCAATCAAGCCTACACCAGTGGAAACTAATATGAAGTCTGCATGCTCTTCTCCAGGCCCAATAAAACAAGCATCACCTCCTTCATCCGGAAAAGTGGGTCAGCCAAGAATTTCAGCTTTTGGTTCCAGTGATGTTCCTCTGGCTAGGGAAGATAAGAGCAGCAGTTCTAGTCAGTCTCACAATCACAGTCAGTCCTTATCAGGGAAGGAGGATGCAAGGAGTTCAACTGCTGTTTCAATGAGCAGCATCAAGATCTCTAGTGGTGGTTCTCGGCACCGCAAGTCGATAAATGGTGGTCCTGGACCATCGGTTTCTGCAGGTCAAAAAGAAGGTTCTACAAACAGAAGTTCTTCATTGCACCGGAATCCTACCACTGAGAAGTCGCTGCAGTCTGCATTGAGTGGTGAAAAAACGGTTGATGTGCCAGCTGTAGAAGGGAGTTGTCACAAATTGATAGTAAAGATACCAAACAAAGGCCGCAGTCCTGCGCGGAGTGTCAGTGGAGGATCATGTGAAGACCCTTCAATCATGAGCAGCCGAGCTTCTTCTCCTGTGCTTTCTGAAAAGAATGATCAGCTTGATCGTAATTCTAAGGAGAAGAAAGATGCATATCGATCAGATGTTACTATTAACGTGAATACAGAATCATGGCAGAGCAATGTTTTGAAAGATGTACTCACTGGATCTGATGAGGGTGATGGATCACCTGTTGCTGTTCTGGAGGAAGAACGGAGAAAAACTGCTGGTGAGGGCAGGAAATCAGCTGAAGTTGCCAAACCTGGTTCTTCATCATCAGGAACTGAATTGAAGTCAGGAAAGCTGCACGAAGCTTCATTCAGCTCCATGAATGCATTGATTGAGAGCTGTGCAAAATATTCTGAAGCAAATGCATCCATGTCTCTAAGTGATGCTGTTGGAATGAATCTGCTAGCCAGTGTAGCTACTGAAGAAATGTCCAAGTCTGGAAGGGTTTCACCTTTTGTTTCTCCCCAAGGAGATAGCCCTTCAGGTGGGGAGACCTGCACAGGTGATGAGCTTAAGCCAAAGACATCTCCTGTAGATAGTTCTTCAGGTAACCATAGTGGGCGAAATGACGGTGATGCTAATGGTGATAAAGAGAAACAGTTCGTTGTTGCTAATACGTCGTGGTCTGAGGGTAAAGTACATGCTAATAGAAGTGCAATGACGGATTTTAACAGAGAAAGAAGGCCCTCTTCATCTCCTTCTGAAGAAACAACCACGGGAGAGTGCTTTAATTCATCCTGCACTGATTCACAGATGGCTGGAAATTTGAAATCAGGTGTTAATGAGAAGTTAGTTGAGATGGCAAAGTCTGCTGCGGCTCCTTGCAATGTATTCGAAAAAGCAAGTGATGGTGAACAGAGCAGACAATTCCATGAGGAAAAAGTAATTTCCACTAAGACACTTGATAATGTTCTAGATGGCGAATCAGGTGGACATGGTAGTTCAATAGGAGAGGACAAAGTCACTAATGGCCTTGTAAGCATAGAAGGCTTGAAACGACCAGTTGGAATTTCTGCTTTTAAATATGAGGGCGACGACAAAAATGATGTGAGTAGGGTGTTAGGTGTTGCTAGTACAGAGGTGAAACCGCCTTCAGTTGTGGTGAAATCTGAAGCTACAGAAAGAGGTGACAAGGAAGAGTTGCAACAAACTGGTTCTAGTCGAGACACTATTGCAGGGAAAGGTGGACATTCTGATGAAATGGATGCAAATAGTGTTTTAAAGTCAGAACAGCCAAATTCTGATAAAAAGACTGTTGATACTTCAGTTATTGAGGATAAAGCCGCATCTGAATGTAATTTAGCTATAAGGAATTTGACAAAGGATGAACCTAAAGCTGAAGAGATGACGAAGCATGATTCTGGCAGTGGATTACTTACTAAGAAAGAGACACCTGGATTTTCTAATGCAGAAGTGGAAAATTTGGAATCAAGAGAATCTAAATACTCTGGTGTAGAGGCAGATAGACCAAAGGAATGCGTATCCATCAAAGGGGAAAATTCTTCAAGCTCTGCTGCTGCTGCCCCAGATTCAGCTTCAAAGATGAAGTTTGACTTAAATGAAGGTTTTATTTCTGATGAGGGGAAATATGGGGAGTCAATCAACTCGACAGGCCCTGGGTGTTTGTCGAATGTCCAAATAATGAGCCCATCAACATTTGCTGTCTCTTCTGTTTCCAGTAGCCTTCCTGCTTCCATTACGGTGGCTGCTGCTGCCAAAGGACCTTTTGTCCCACCAGAAGATCTATTGAGAGTCAAAGGGGAGTTTGGATGGAAAGGATCAGCAGCCACAAGTGCATTTCGTCCGGCTGAGCCAAGAAAACCCCCTGACATGCATTCAAATTCCATGACCATCTCTGTTACTGAAGCTTCCTCCAGCAAGCATGGTCGACCTCCATTAGATATTGATCTGAATGTAGCTGATGAAAGAGTTTTGGAGGATATAAATTCTCAGGATTGTGCTTTAGCAATAGGTTCTGCGGTGGACCATATAACTAATCTTgtttcatcaaaaaataaatgttcaGGCCCTCTTCGTAGTTTTGGAGGACTTGATCTCGATTTGAATAGAGTTGATGAACCTAATGATGTAGGTCAATGCTCCTTGAGTAGCAGTCATAGATTAGAGGGTGCTGTTTTTCCCGCAAGAGCATCTTCATCCAGTATCTTGCCAACTGCAGAAGTGAGGAGGGACTTTGATTTGAATAATGGGCCTGGTGTTGATGATTCATGTGCAGAACAGCCTCTATTCCACCAGAGTCATCAGGGAAACATGCGCTCCCAACTAAATGCTTCTAGCCTCAGAATGAACAATCCAGAAATGGGAAACTTATCATCTTGGTTTGCTCCAGGGAATAGTTACTCAACGATGACAATTCCATCAATGTTGCCTGATCGGGGGGAGCAGCCACCATTTCCAATAATCCCACCCGGTGCCCCGCGAATGTTAGGTCCATCTGCTGCTGGTTCCCCTTATACTCCAGATGTTTTCAGGGGTTCGGTATTGTCATCATCACCTGCTATGCCTTTTCCCGCTGCCCCATTCCAGTATCCTGTGTTCCCTTTTGGAACTACTTTCCCACTTCCCTCTGGAACATATGCTGTTGGATCAACCTCTTATATTGATTCATCCTCGGGTGGAAGACTTTTCACTCCGCCTATAAATTCACAGTTGCTAGGTGCTGTGGCACCTCAATACCCAAGGCCTTATATGGTTTCCCTTCCCGATGCTAACAGCAATGGAGCCACCGACCACAACAGAAAACGGAGCCGGCAAGGTCTGGATCTGAATGCAGGTCCTGGAGCTGTGGACTTGGAAGGGAAAGAAGAGTCAGTTTCGTTGGTAACGAGGCAACTGGACGAGCATGGGAGGATGTATCCTGTAGCTGGAGGTCTACTGAAGAGGAAGGAACCCGAGGGAGGATGGGACAGTGAGAGTTACAGGTTCAAGCAATCACCGTGGCAGTAG